CCATTATGAGAAGAATAAGAAAGAATAAAATGGCCATATTTGGGACTTACATCGTTTTGGCCTTTGTGGGCATAGCAATATTTGCCCCATGGATTTCTCCTTACAATCCAACTGCCCAAGATTACACGGTAAGTTTGCAAGGGCCAACGTGGGCTCATCCTTTTGGAACGGATATATATGGTAGGGATGTGTTAAGTAGAGTTATATACGGTGCCAGAATTTCGCTGGGGATATCCTTCGTGGCGGTTTTGGTGTCCGTTATCATAGGAACGATCTTGGGAGCGATTGCCGGTTACTTTGGAGGCGCATTGGACGAGATAATAATGAGAACGTTCGATGTCTTTTTAGCGTTTCCTACCATACTTTTGGCCATAGCCATAATCGCCATTCTGGGGCCGGGCATGGTTAACATTGCCATAGCGATAGCCGTCTATTCCATTCCTCAATTCGCTCGTGTTTCAAGGGGGACCGTTGTATCGGTAAAGGCAAATGAATACGTCGAAGCGGCTCGTTCGATAGGAGAAGGAAAATGGTCCATCCTGATGAGGTACATTTTACCAAATTCTATTGCGCCAATAATAATACAAGCCACGTTAAGAATGGCCACAGCGATTTTGAGCATAGCTGGTTTGGGATTCCTCGGTCTTGGCGTTCAACCACCTACGCCAGAGTGGGGATCTGATCTGAGTTTGGCCATGACTT
This portion of the Mesoaciditoga lauensis cd-1655R = DSM 25116 genome encodes:
- a CDS encoding ABC transporter permease translates to MATTRRAESFFTIMRRIRKNKMAIFGTYIVLAFVGIAIFAPWISPYNPTAQDYTVSLQGPTWAHPFGTDIYGRDVLSRVIYGARISLGISFVAVLVSVIIGTILGAIAGYFGGALDEIIMRTFDVFLAFPTILLAIAIIAILGPGMVNIAIAIAVYSIPQFARVSRGTVVSVKANEYVEAARSIGEGKWSILMRYILPNSIAPIIIQATLRMATAILSIAGLGFLGLGVQPPTPEWGSDLSLAMTYIQVAPYLGIFPGLAVFLVTMGFNYFGDGLNDALNPKLKDR